The genomic stretch CTGCCCGACGGGAACTTGCTGTTCCTTGGCCGCATCGACCAGCAGGTGAAGATCCGCGGCTTCCGCATCGAGCTTGGCGAGATTGAAGCGCAGTTGATCGCGCATGCGCAGGTGCGGGAAGCGGTCGTCACCGTGCAGGAAGCCGCTCAATGTGACAAGCGACTTGTCGCGTACATCGTGCCTGCCGCGAGCGCAGAGAAGTTGGAAGCGGAACTGCGCGCCCAAATCGGGGAATACCTGCCGAGCCACATGGTGCCGTCCGCCTTTGTCTTCCTCGATGCTCTGCCGCTGACCACCAACGGTAAAATTGACCGCAAAGCCCTGCCGCAACCGGATTTCTCGGCGGTGCGCAAAGAGCGCGAGTACATCGCGCCTTCGACGCCGACCGAGCAGAAGTTGGCGCAGCTTTGGTCACAGCTGTTGCAGATCGAAGAGATCGGCGTCACCGACAGCTTCTTCGAACTAGGTGGACACTCGTTGATGGCGATGCAGATGGTCGCCCAAGTTCAAGGCGATTTTGGGATCAACATCGAAGTGCGCAGCCTGTTCGACGACCCGACCCTCGGTGGTCTGTCTCGTGCGATCGATGCTGCGGAAAAGCTCGAAGCGAAACCGGAGATCGTCGCACTGACTCGCGAAGCGCGCAAACGCCGCAACAGATAAAAAAAGCCATCCGATGGCGATCGACCCCCGTCTAGCAGACAAGGGGCCGATCGCTTCGGATGGCTTTTTGATTTGAATGACAAGCAAAGATCAAGAGATGAGCAACGCCATATCCCACTCTGGCGCATCCTCGGCAAGCAGGCTAAGCAGCGTCAAGGCGACTCCAGACGCGCCTTCCAAAAGTTCTGGCTTATGCTGCGTGGTGGATGCCGGATCATTGAAGCCGTACGGGTGTTGCTCGGAGAAGCTGTCCAGCACGCGGCGCGCAAGTTCGTCGCGGCAGGGAGCGAGTTCCGCAAGCCCAGTCTCTGCGTACATGCGCTGTACAAGGTGCAACAGCCCACCCCAGCCGTGGCAGATGTTGGGGGTGCACAGGTCCCATTGGCTGTCGATGCGATCGGCAACCCCGAGATAGGCGGCGATGCCTGCCTCTTTCCAGTCGGTGTGATCGAGAGCTTTGCCCGCAAGCCACATGGCGCGGCCGATGCCCGGTGCACCGTAGCACCAAGAGTAGGGGGTGTGCACTTTCTCAGCGCAGTGTCCCGACTGCCATGATTCGAACGAGACGCGTCCCGGCCAGAGCAGGGCATTTCCTTCCCTAGTTTGATAATGTTCGATCCAAGCACCGAACCGTTGGATCGCCTCGCGTTGGCCGGGGATTTCCACACCTTGGAGCAGTGCTAAGCTGAGGGTCGCCAGCGGCCCTGCAATCCCGTGGGAGAGCCCGAGATTAAAGCTGCCTTGCGGATAGCGATCAAATTCATCCTCCCTCATGTGCAGGTGGCTGTGAATGTGCCAAGCTGGGACGAGCGTCCCGTGCGCTTCTTTCTCCCCGCTGAGTGTGACCAGATAGCTGAGCACCTCGTGCAAAGCGGCGCGGACCTCCTCGCGGTCTGCAAAGGCGAGCAGGACTCGTCCGATGCCAGCCAGTCCTAGAACCGCATCATAATCGGTAATTCTCAACTCGTTGGCGATCCGCGAACGGGCCTCTTCGATGTGCGCGGGCAGCTGTTCGAGGAGCGAATGCAACAGGCTGGCCTGCATCTTCTGATAGCGCTCACCGCCGCGCGATAAAGCCTGCACCGCCAATACCGTACCGCTAAGCCCGCTCCATAGCGAGAGGTTGGGCACGCCGGCCGTCTGCAGACGTTGCTGGATGGCGATCAGACTTTGATGCCCGATGAGGTCCCAGCCTTCTTCGGGAAAGAGGTGATCGAGTGCTCCGTAGAGCAGGCACAGCCCTGCCGCACCACCTGCGAGGGAGGCGTCATGTTCCCAAGTCGCCTCCTTCAACCGCTCTGCGGTCAAGCGAACTGTGCGTTCCACTTCATTGCGCAGTTGTTCCGATTCAATCGGCTGCCACTGCAACTTTTTGGTTGTCATCTTCTGGACTTCCTCCTTTGTTGTCAGATAGATAGGCGTTAACTTGCATGTTGTACAGCTCTGCATACATGCCGTCCTGTGCCATCAACTCCGCATGTGAGCCGAACTCTACGACCTGCCCTTGATCGAGCACCATGATCTTGTCGGCGAAGCGCACCGACGAATAGCGGTGGGAGATGAAAATGCCGAGGCGGTCGTCGAGCAGCTGTTGAAACTTGTGGAACACATCGGCCTCCGCCATCGGGTCCAAAAACGAACTCGGCTCATCGAGCAGGTACAGATCGGCCTCTCGGAAAAACGCCCGCGCGATCGCCACGCGCTGCCACTGTCCGCCCGAAAGCTGATAGCCTTGTGCCAGCCAGCGGCCGAGTTTCGTGTCCAAGTGTTGTGGCATTGCTTCCAGCAGTGGTTTGATCCCGGCCTGCTCCGAGGCGTGATAGATTTTGTCATCTTCCTGCAAAGCTGGCAGATTGCCAAAGCCGATGTTATGCCGCACATCCGACTCATATTGCATAAAATCTTGAAACACCACACCGACTCGCCGCTGGAGCGAATCGAGATCGAAAGAGCGCAGCGGTTCGCCGTTGAGCAGAATTTCCCCTGCATAGTTTGGATAGAGCCCGGTCAGCACTTTGACTAAGGTCGATTTGCCCGACCCGTTTTTGCCGACGACGGCCAGCGTCTCGCCGCGATGGAGCGTAAAGGAGACGTTATGCAAGGCATCGACATCACGCCCTGGGTAGCGGAAGGTGACGTTTCGGAACTCGACCGTCTCCAGGGGCGGCACTTCCGGTCGAGCACTGGACAATTGCTTCTGTTCGGCAGAGTCCAGATCGAGGAAGAAGAACAGCTGTTTGATGTACAGGTTGTTCTGGCAGAGTTGGATCAGCCCTTGTACCACGCTTTGCGACGTGTTTTGGGTCAGCGTGATCGCTTGCACATAGCCGAACACGTTACCGATCAAGATCTCCTTGGCAAAAGCGGAGAGCAAAACGAGCAAGACCATCGAGGTGGTCAAAGTTAGCGACACGCCTTCAAAGATTAAGGAGATCAGCAGACGTTTGCGAGCTAACAGCTTATCTTGGCGGAAGAATGTCATCAAGATGTCCATATATTTGTTGAGCAGGTAGTCGCCTAGCTGATACAGCCTGACCTCTTTGACCGCTTTGTCGTTGGTCAGCAGGTAGCTCCAGTACCAAGATTCGCGGCGCAAAGGCGCGCGGTGGTACTCATATTCGAACTGCTGCTGTGAGAGCCGGAGAAAAGAGATGAAAGAGGCGAAGGGCATCAGGATCAGTACAAAGGCGATCCACCACTTCCAGGCGATCAAGACACCTGCGGCAGAAAGCATCGTCACAACGCCTGTGATCACGCTAAACATCTGTTTCATGATCTGATAAGGGCGGTACGACGCTTCTTGCTGGGCGCGTTTGAGCTGGTCTTGCACCTCGGCATTTTCAAACTCGGTGAGGCCAAGTCCGACCGCTTTTTCGATGATCGTCTGGTTGATTTTATTGGATAGTTTAGTCTGGAACAAACCTTCCTGATAGCCCTGCACCAGACTGATCAACTGCCTGACGATGACGACGATGATAAACATGACGAACGACGCGTACAGCACGTCGATCCCTTTCTCCCACGATTCGCCGACCGAGTTGATCAAGTGAGTGGTGGCAAGGAGCATCGCGACAGGCGCGATCCCTTGTAGCAACTGCCAACCCAGCAAACTGATCAGCATTCCCCGATCAACGCTCCAGAGCAGGCGGAAGATGCGAGGCCAGTAAATAAACGCTTGGAAGACACCCCGCAGCGTGACGCTCTCTTGGTCTTGGCCACTCATCGCCTGTCCTCCCGGAAGTGTCGCAGTCCGTTTAACGCATGGCGGGCGAGGATCATCACACCGCGCTCCCGCTCGCGGTCGGTGCCGAGCAGTCTGTTGAGATGCAGGTGAATCACGCTGCCGACGATGTTGTCAAACGTGTTGTACAGGTTGCCAAGCGCGGCATGCTCGCGGATCTCCTCTGCAAAGCGAGCAATCGCTTCGTGGCGGACTTGAAGGCCAGAGTAGACGATTTCGCCTTCGGGATGGGCTCGCAAACCTTGCCAATCATCAAGCGAATTGGAGAGGGTGAGCAGCAGTTTGCGCTGCGTGCGGAACTCTTCCTGCTGTTCTTTGTGTGAAAAGCGCTGGTCCAGCCACTGAAAGGATTCGTTGAAGGACATGCCAAAGCTTTCCAAATAGTCGATGACGGAGACCGCGCCGATCTGCTCAAGGCTCAACCCGAGTTTTTGAAACCGTTTGCTGTGCAGCCAGCCGCTGACTGCCACACTGTCCAACGCAAACAGGTTTTCTACCGTTTTCATCGGCTGTGGACCTCCGTACCGCTCGATCTCCGGATCGTAGGTGTCGGTCGCGATGCGCGAGAGCAACCCTTCTTTTTGCAGCATCGATGCCCATTCGTGCAAGCGCGGCCAAAGCTTGGCAGCGAGTGTCTCCGGATCACCGTGAAAGCGCAAGCGGATGTGCGGTTCCGGGTCAGCATAGCGGATGAAATAACTTTTGCTGACGATGCCGTTTGCTTGCACGTCGCGGCAAAACTCGCGTAAGTGCCCGCCGATCAATTCTTCTTGCCGAGCGCTGACTCCGTAGAGTTTGGCATACAGCCACTCGCCACCTGGAAGTATCTGTCTTTGTTCGAGCGGGATCAGAGGCAGGCGGGGGCGTGCACGCAGCTTTTTCACGGACGGTACCGCTTTGACCAGCGGGATCACGACTTCGTTCAGCAGGAGACCATCTGGGCTCGTCAGGCACAGTTCGTCAAAACCAACTCCCATTTCAATCAGCTTGAGATCTTTGCCCTTGCGGAACTCTTTGCTCAAAATCTCAAGATGCAGCGGATGATCGAGATCGAGCAGGATGCGATTGTCCGCTTCGATCAGGTAGACATAGCGCGGGAGTTTCCACTCGGCACGCCACAGGTTGAATTCGGCCTGCCACTGTTCTTCTGTCAGGCCGACGCGCAGCTCCGATGTCTGTTCACTTAGCGTCCAAACGGCTGGAACCAGCACCGTTTTCTGATAGCGCACGCGCGGTAAAAACGGTGACTGTTCAAACACTTCCCAGCGAAACGGTTGCCAAGTCTGGACATGCTCGGAAGCGATTTCTCGCAAAAAGCGGTACAGGTTGGGCGTCGTGCTGGGATTGAGCATATGTCCCGCCTTCGGGATGACTTGCCGCCCGAGCGACTGAGAGGTCAGGTACAGTCCTTGCTCTGTACAGCCGACGAGCAGGTCGGACATGGGCAGTGTGTGCGTTTCATCTTTTGACGAATTGGTGCCCATCGCCAGTTCATAAGGTCTACAGTGTTCGGTCAGCACGACGTTGGTCGCCCGGCCGGCCGGGGGCAGAAAGGAAACTTCCACCAAAAGCGCATCGGGCGTCATCGCTTGTTCCGCCTCCTGAACCGCTGCCAATCGGTCGCGGAACGATTCGGGGAAGAGGTCAACAAAGCGGCCAAACGTCCGCCCGGCACCGTTCGAACCGGGCATCGGCCCGAGGTGCAGCTGAAAGTCTCCGGCATCAAGAGCCGCCTGAGAGCGAGCGGCGAGCGAGAAGTAGAGTTCCAGCGACGGTCGCAGCGCTTTCGGGTTCTCTTCTGTCGTCAATTGTGCCACCATGTCGTCAGTCAATTCGACTTCCACTGCCCCTTGGGACAGCGCCTTGGCGAGCAGGTTGGTTTGCAGGGCCTGCCGTTTTTTGGTGGCCTCGCTACGGGTGGGCGTAACGGGGCGGTGGCGGGATTGCGGATATTCGTATCCGGCAGGCGCTCCCAGACCCCGGTCTTCGTCGAGCAGTTCGAGCAGCGGCACTTCGCGATCTTGACCGTATCTTTCCATAAACTCCGTGCGGTACGCTTCCAAGTGCTGATAGCCGACGCGACCGGACGAGAGTTTACAGAGGAGAGAAGCGACTTTGGCCGCCTCCTCACCGACACTGAGCGGTAAGTGGAGCGGGTTCCCAGCGAGTGCCAAATCGACTTGGAGCGGATTTTTTACATCGGCCAGCGCTTTCATCTCCGCGAGCAGCTCAAGGAACAGCGTGTCGCCTTCTCCGAGGGGCAGGCGGTCATACGTTGTGAGCTTGTCTGCGAGCGAGGCGAGCTGGCTTTTGATGCTGTCCACGCCGTTCAGCCGTTCGATGCGCTCCCGAATATAGTGTAACGGGGAGGTGACAGTCGTCGGCGGCCGCAGTTCAGAGATCAGGAACTCTTGGCGGAATAGGGTGATCAGGAAGTTTTGCACCGTTTCGAGCGGTGCCTGAAATTGGGCTGCGACCCGGTCGAGCAACTCGGAGAAGAGGATCGGCTTTGTGGCCTGCTCCAGCACATAATGCAACACTGGGGTGGCGCGAACGGAGACCGAATCCATCGTGATGCGGCCTTGTGCATCCCGTTGTCCGTAACGGGTTACGTATGGCAGTTTGGCCCGCGTTCCGCTGAGGAAGATCATCGGATTTATGTGCATCTGCAATTGCAATACGACGTCCGTTTGGGCCTCGAGCAGTTCGATGACTTTGAGCAGCCATTCCATGTCGGGGCGGGCGCGCTTGTGATGTTGAGACGTCGGGTGCAAGGTGAGATTGGATGTCTCGGCAAACGTCCCGCTGGCCACGCCCGAAAACAGACCGAACGGCGTCGGCCGCGACATCATACGCAGCAGATAGCGAAGAAACCCTTTGACCGCTTGATCTTGTTTTCTTGGATTCGAAATATTCGTTATATTATGCAAAGAGTCGAGCAACGAAGGGGAGGCGACAGCGATCGCTTCCCGAATGAGCGGTTGCTGAGCCAGTTCGGCCAATTTGGCGATTCCGTCTGCGCGCAAGTCATCGACTTGGTCTACATCAGCAGGAAACAACTCTTGAAACGACTCAAGTGGGAGGACAGGAGATCGCAGCATGAAGAAGTCAAGTGGACGAAACAAAGTGCGTTCCGTTGGTTGAGCAAGCGGTTTGGTATCGGTTTGGATCAATTAAATCCGCCTCCTGTTCAATGTGATATTCCAAGATTATACCTCAATACTTAATAAAGTGACAATTTTCAGAGGAAGCCATTTGGGATTGTATTGATAATTATTCGAAAATTCATTACTATTTTTATAGTGTATGAGTTAAAATACATGTATGTTTATTTTACACTAGACATGGAGGTGAAGAAATGGAAAACATGTTCGATCTGGATGTTCAAGTTGGGAACATTGCTAAAGATGGGTTGGAAAAAATCTCTGGCAACACGTCCTGCATTAACGGATGCGATATTGATAACTAATTGTTGACAGCAAGACATTGGTAAGTACGGAACTTCCGAAGTTGGAACACAAATTCGATTTGGATGTTCAAATGGGACACGTTGTTCAGGGTGAGTTGGAAAGATTGTATGGGTCGCCGTCCTGTGGGCGTACCTGCGATCCGACTCAGTAGGCCACATGAGAAAAGTCTTTCGGATGTAAAATATCCGAAAGACTTTTTAATTTAAAAAGTTTCCGAATTCACCCCCTGCATCCTGCTAAATCATGGTGATCAATTCTAGTAAATAAAGAAGGTGCCTCGTGAAGGAACTCCCTTTTTCAATATCGAAATAGTAAGTTAGTATTCTGCGAATAATTAAGTGTTGCGCATAACATGTAACTGAAAGAGGAGATTTGCAAAATGTCAACGATGCGTACGACCGATAAGTGGATTGCACACAGAAAACAGAAGCCAAATGCACGGTTGCGGCTGTTCTGTTTCCCATATGCGGGGGGCAGTGCGGCGATTTATCGAGGATGGCAAGAGGAGTTTCCGGCCGAAGTCGATGTCTGTTCCGTTCAGTTGCCAGGGCGAGAGAGCAGATTGATGGATGAACCGTATACGCGCATTGAACCGATGGTCAAAGCGATCGTCGAAGCGCTCAAGCCGCACATGGATCGTCCGTTTGCGTTTTTTGGCCATTCGATGGGGGCGTTGATCTCCTTTGAAGTGGCGCGCGAAATGCGCCGCCAAAAGGTCGGACTTGAGCCTGTGCACCTGTTTGTCTCCGGACGCACCGCTCCACAGCGCAAGATTGAGCGCGATCCGGTGCACCAACTGCCGCACGATCAGTTCATCGAGCGACTGCGCACGCTCAATGGCACTCCGGAAGCGATATTGCAAAATGAAGAGCTGATGGAACTGCTGACCCCGGTCCTGCGCGCAGATTTTGCGGTCAATGAGACGTACGTGTATCAG from Tumebacillus algifaecis encodes the following:
- a CDS encoding lantibiotic dehydratase, with protein sequence MIQTDTKPLAQPTERTLFRPLDFFMLRSPVLPLESFQELFPADVDQVDDLRADGIAKLAELAQQPLIREAIAVASPSLLDSLHNITNISNPRKQDQAVKGFLRYLLRMMSRPTPFGLFSGVASGTFAETSNLTLHPTSQHHKRARPDMEWLLKVIELLEAQTDVVLQLQMHINPMIFLSGTRAKLPYVTRYGQRDAQGRITMDSVSVRATPVLHYVLEQATKPILFSELLDRVAAQFQAPLETVQNFLITLFRQEFLISELRPPTTVTSPLHYIRERIERLNGVDSIKSQLASLADKLTTYDRLPLGEGDTLFLELLAEMKALADVKNPLQVDLALAGNPLHLPLSVGEEAAKVASLLCKLSSGRVGYQHLEAYRTEFMERYGQDREVPLLELLDEDRGLGAPAGYEYPQSRHRPVTPTRSEATKKRQALQTNLLAKALSQGAVEVELTDDMVAQLTTEENPKALRPSLELYFSLAARSQAALDAGDFQLHLGPMPGSNGAGRTFGRFVDLFPESFRDRLAAVQEAEQAMTPDALLVEVSFLPPAGRATNVVLTEHCRPYELAMGTNSSKDETHTLPMSDLLVGCTEQGLYLTSQSLGRQVIPKAGHMLNPSTTPNLYRFLREIASEHVQTWQPFRWEVFEQSPFLPRVRYQKTVLVPAVWTLSEQTSELRVGLTEEQWQAEFNLWRAEWKLPRYVYLIEADNRILLDLDHPLHLEILSKEFRKGKDLKLIEMGVGFDELCLTSPDGLLLNEVVIPLVKAVPSVKKLRARPRLPLIPLEQRQILPGGEWLYAKLYGVSARQEELIGGHLREFCRDVQANGIVSKSYFIRYADPEPHIRLRFHGDPETLAAKLWPRLHEWASMLQKEGLLSRIATDTYDPEIERYGGPQPMKTVENLFALDSVAVSGWLHSKRFQKLGLSLEQIGAVSVIDYLESFGMSFNESFQWLDQRFSHKEQQEEFRTQRKLLLTLSNSLDDWQGLRAHPEGEIVYSGLQVRHEAIARFAEEIREHAALGNLYNTFDNIVGSVIHLHLNRLLGTDRERERGVMILARHALNGLRHFREDRR
- a CDS encoding thioesterase II family protein, translated to MSTMRTTDKWIAHRKQKPNARLRLFCFPYAGGSAAIYRGWQEEFPAEVDVCSVQLPGRESRLMDEPYTRIEPMVKAIVEALKPHMDRPFAFFGHSMGALISFEVAREMRRQKVGLEPVHLFVSGRTAPQRKIERDPVHQLPHDQFIERLRTLNGTPEAILQNEELMELLTPVLRADFAVNETYVYQPEDPLRIPIHCYGGISDKDISEANHDAWREQTTEAFKLQMYQGDHFFLNQPESRQALLADLTSELKRIVNLL
- a CDS encoding ABC transporter ATP-binding protein, translating into MSGQDQESVTLRGVFQAFIYWPRIFRLLWSVDRGMLISLLGWQLLQGIAPVAMLLATTHLINSVGESWEKGIDVLYASFVMFIIVVIVRQLISLVQGYQEGLFQTKLSNKINQTIIEKAVGLGLTEFENAEVQDQLKRAQQEASYRPYQIMKQMFSVITGVVTMLSAAGVLIAWKWWIAFVLILMPFASFISFLRLSQQQFEYEYHRAPLRRESWYWSYLLTNDKAVKEVRLYQLGDYLLNKYMDILMTFFRQDKLLARKRLLISLIFEGVSLTLTTSMVLLVLLSAFAKEILIGNVFGYVQAITLTQNTSQSVVQGLIQLCQNNLYIKQLFFFLDLDSAEQKQLSSARPEVPPLETVEFRNVTFRYPGRDVDALHNVSFTLHRGETLAVVGKNGSGKSTLVKVLTGLYPNYAGEILLNGEPLRSFDLDSLQRRVGVVFQDFMQYESDVRHNIGFGNLPALQEDDKIYHASEQAGIKPLLEAMPQHLDTKLGRWLAQGYQLSGGQWQRVAIARAFFREADLYLLDEPSSFLDPMAEADVFHKFQQLLDDRLGIFISHRYSSVRFADKIMVLDQGQVVEFGSHAELMAQDGMYAELYNMQVNAYLSDNKGGSPEDDNQKVAVAAD
- a CDS encoding FDLD family class I lanthipeptide, which produces MFDLDVQVGNIAKDGLEKISGNTSCINGCDIDN
- a CDS encoding lanthionine synthetase C family protein; its protein translation is MTTKKLQWQPIESEQLRNEVERTVRLTAERLKEATWEHDASLAGGAAGLCLLYGALDHLFPEEGWDLIGHQSLIAIQQRLQTAGVPNLSLWSGLSGTVLAVQALSRGGERYQKMQASLLHSLLEQLPAHIEEARSRIANELRITDYDAVLGLAGIGRVLLAFADREEVRAALHEVLSYLVTLSGEKEAHGTLVPAWHIHSHLHMREDEFDRYPQGSFNLGLSHGIAGPLATLSLALLQGVEIPGQREAIQRFGAWIEHYQTREGNALLWPGRVSFESWQSGHCAEKVHTPYSWCYGAPGIGRAMWLAGKALDHTDWKEAGIAAYLGVADRIDSQWDLCTPNICHGWGGLLHLVQRMYAETGLAELAPCRDELARRVLDSFSEQHPYGFNDPASTTQHKPELLEGASGVALTLLSLLAEDAPEWDMALLIS